Within the Clostridium scatologenes genome, the region GATATAGTTTTTTGTGAACTTGGTATACTTCATTACTTTACAGATTTGAATCCATTTTTTAATGTTGCTGCAAGACTTTTAAAAAAGGGCGGAACTTTTATGATTGAAGATTTTCATCCCATATCTACAAAGCTAATTACAAACAAGGGAAAAAGGCATAAAGTTACTGGAGACTACTTTAGTACAGCTATAGAAGAAACTGATGTAGCTTATATGAAGTTTATTCCTGGAATGGAAAATCTCACAGCTGAGGAAAAAAACGCTTTTCAAAAGGCTTACTTAAGAAAATGGACTATAGGTGAGATTGTAACTTCTATTGCCAATAATAATCTATATATAAAGACATTACAAGAAAGTGAAGGCCCTAAGCCAGAAGATAAAGGCATTCCAAAGCTATTTACCATAGTTGCTGAAAAAATGTAAAAGGAGATACAATATGAAAAAGGGAGATAAGATAGCTGCTATACTAATAATAGCTCTAATTGCAATAAGTGCAATTTCAGTTTTTTTATATAAACAGCATGTAAAGAGTTCTCATCATATAGCTAATATAAAACAAGACGGAAAGGTAATTAAAACTATCGATTTAGATACTGTAAAAGAAGCACAAGAAATAAGAGTACCTTATAATGGTAATCACTTTAATGTTATAGAAGTACTTCCTGGAAAAATAAGAATTAAAGATGCGGATTGCCCTGATAAAATTTGCATTAAGACAGGTTGGATATCAGAACCAGGTCAAAGTTCTGTTTGTCTTCCTCATAGATTAATGATAACTATAGAAGGCAAAAATGCTAAAGTTGACCAAATATCAAGCTAATGAAGGTGTATCAATGAAAAAAACAAGAAAAATGGTATTCTTAAGTTTTTTAGTAAGTATTGCCCTGGTAATATATATAGTAGAAGCACAAATACCTGTACTTTTTCCTGGAATAAAATTAGGCCTTGCCAACATTATATCACTTGCTGCCTTAATATTAATGGGTTGGAAAGAAGCTTTACTCATAATGTTTCTAAGAACTCTTTTAGGTTCAATGTTTGGTGGCTCTATGTCCGCCTTTATGTTCAGTATAGCTGGTGGACTATTAAGCAATATTGTAATGATACTGCTTTATAAATATTTTAAGGATTCTGTAAGCTTATGGACAATAAGTATATGTGGTGCTATATTTCATAACATAGGCCAACTATTCGTAGCTTCTCTAGTTATAAAAGATTTTAGAATATATATTTATCTTCCAGTACTTTTGGTATCCGCAGTAGTAACAGGATACTTCATAGGTCTTTCTACTAAGTTTTTAACAAAGCATATTAATAAAATTCCTATGTTTAAAAACATTTAAAAAATATTGCAAAGCAATATTTTTTAAATGTTCATTGTTATTATTTCTTCAAAAATTCAATTCCAGTTTTTGCTTCTTTCATAGTACTCTTGATATAATCAATGCTTCCATTCAATTTTCTTGTCTCCCAATCATCAAGTTTTGGAGCAATTCTTCTAATGATTCCATCTTTACCAATTAAACATGGCATACTTAATGCTACATCACCATCGTGACCATATTCACCTCTGAGAGTTGTACATGCTGGATAAACACTTCTCTCATCTAAAGCAACACATTTTGCCATAGTTACAGCAGCTTGCGCAACACCAGCATTAGTCCATCCTTTTGCATTTAAAACAGCATAAGCAGTCTTAACTACTTCTTTGCCAATTTCCTCTGCACTAAGCTGTTCTATATCATTATAATAAGAAGCAAATTCTTTATACACTATACCAGCAATATTAAGTTTACTTAAAACAGGAAATGCAGTCATGCCATGTTCTCCCATCATATAACCAGTTACAGCCTTTGGATCAATATTATAAAGGTTTGCAACTGTCTTTCTTAATCTGGCAGAATCAAGCATTGTTCCTGTGCCAAATATTTTTCCACTTGGATATCCAAATTCATTTTCAGCAATATACACCATGGTATCAAGTGGATTAGTAATAAAAATGATGACAGCATTCTTAGTATATTTAGTAATTTCAGTCATAACCTGACGGATAACACAAGCATTATGTGTAGTTAAAAGAGTTCGATCTGGCATAGCTTCAGGATGATCTGGGTCTTTTAATATACTCGGTCCTGCTGCACATATAATAATATCAGCATCTTTACATTGTTCATAACCACCGCTTGTAACTTCAATATTATTCATATAAGTCAATGCTGTAGCATGACTCTGATCTAGCGCTTCACCATGGGCTACTCCCTTATCCAAATCAATTACCCCAATCTTACCAAAAAGTCCAAGCTTCATAGCATCAGCAAGTACATAAGATCCAACATGTCCAACTCCAACGACTACTAATTTTAATGGTTTCATATTTCCATCATTCCTTTCAAAATATAGATATTTAAGATAAAGTTTTTTACAAGTATACCACTCTTAAGCAATTCAATCAAAGCATACAAGCTTTTTATTATCTTAATTATATATTTTATACTTTAAACTACCATTATATTTTCTGTCTCATGTTAGTTAAATTAGGATTCTTCACTTTTCTAAATCAATATCTCTGTGCCTGTTTTTATGTAATGAATTTTATCACCTAATACATCATTTAATTTTCTATATGCCTTTTCTCCTGTACAATGTCCTGTATACACTCTTTCCACATTTGAAGTAATAATTTCATTTATAAGTATATCAATTTGATCTTGGGACGCAGTTAATGATTTTATGATTGGAATTTTCACTAAATGAAATCCACCTATAACTGCTTTGATATTTAAATCTTTAAATTTAATTCTAGAAGTTTTTATCATGTTAGCAGCACCATTGTGAGAACAGCCTGTAAATATACTTATATAATCCTGTTCCTTAATTACCATAATTAATTCATGCTGAAATTTATCTCTAACTAATTTATTTTTCTTCTTAATGAACATATATTTATTGCCTTCAGGAATTTCATAATATTTATTTATATCTGTAATAATATATATATCTTTCATTATTTCTGTAAAATCTTTTACATACTCAATTCTATGAGAATAATTTTTAAAAATATTACCATCAATACTAACATTCTTATTAAACAACATAAGATGGAAATAGTATTCTTCTGAAGCTTCTGCTTTCATATATACTTTTGCTTTGCTATTTATTTTAAAAAAAGGTATTAACCCTCCACCATGATCTCCATGTCCATGGGATAATACTACAGCATCTACTTCTCTTAAATTAATGCCTAATTTTTCTGCATTATTGATAAATTTTCCTGTCCTTCCTGTGTCAAAAAGTATATGTTTATTATCTTTTTCTATATAAAGGCACAGTCCTTTTTCATTAATTAAATTATTTGAATCATCTTTAATATTTTCTATAAGCGTAATTATTTTCATACATTTACCTCTTTAAAAACAACTTTTTATCAATCATATTGTAATTGTCTTAAATTATAACATTAAAAGGATGGAAACTCACTAAAGAATTTCCACCCTTAAAATTACTACAATTAATTTTAGTTTTCTGACTTATCTTTATTCTCAACATTTGTTTTATTTTCAGTGTTTGCTGCAATTTCTTGTTTAGCTGCTTCAACTACAGGCTTTACATCTCCAACTAGAGATTGGATAGCTTTAGTTGGACACTTAGCTATACAAGTTGGATTATCACACTTTTCAGCACAAATGCTATGATCCACTACAGCTATATTATTTTCTATTACTATAGCTTCATGTGGACAATTTCTCTTACAAAGTCCACATCCAAGACATCCCACAGTACATGCTTTACGCACTACTGCTCCCTTATCTTTCGAATTACAATTAACAGCTACATGACTAGTCATTGGACGCATTTCTATAACATGCTTAGGACAAACTGTTTCACATTTTCCACAGCCTGTACATTTATTTTCATCTATTATTGGTAATCCGTTTTCTCCTAAAGTCATAGCATCAAATGGACAGTTCTTAACACAAGTTCCAAATCCAAGACATCCATATGAACAAACCTTAGGTCCTCCTTGTAACAAGCTAGCTGCTACACAATCTTGTATTCCTTCATAATCATAACTTCTAGCTGCCTTATCAACGCAACCTTTACATTTTATATGTGATATTCTTGGTTCTGTTTCTTCCGCAGCTTTACCAGTTAATTCTGCAACTTGTTTAGCAATTACATCTTTACCTGGAATACAAAGGTTCGGTGGTACATCTGGGTTGCTAACAACTGCTTCAGCATAAGCCTTACATCCAGCATATCCACAAGAACCACATTGACCTTTTGGTAAAACATCTTCAACCATTTCAATAAGAGGATTTACTTCCATAGAAAATTTCTTATTAGCAAAAGCTAATACAAAACCAAATACTAAACCAACACAAGTCATTACAATCAAAACTATAATTGGAGTTTCCATAATTACCCTCAGCTCCTTTCTATAAAGCAATCATGCCTGAAAAACCAAGGAACGACAAAGCAAGCATGCCAGCTAAAATAAATGCTATGCCAAGACCTTCCAACGGTTTAGGTACATCTGCTAAAGCTAATTTTTCTCTTAAACTAGCCATTAAAATTATTGCTAATGCAAAACCTACACCTGATCCCAAAGCATTTACTACACTTTTTAAGAATCCATAATTTGATTCTACATTTGTAACTGGAACACCAAGTACTATACAGTTTGTAGCAATAAGTAATAAATAAATTCCCCACATATTATATAATGCAGGTGCATGTTTCTTTATAATCATCTCTAAAAGCTGCACAAAACTTGCAATTAAAAGTACAAATACAATTGTTCTTAAAAAAGTTAAACCAAATGGCAATAATACAAATTGATAAACTACCCATGCAAGAGCTGAACTCAATGTTAAAATAGAAGCAACTGCCATACCCATTCCTATAGAGGCATCAAGACTCTTAGAGACTCCAAAGAAAATACATAATCCTAAAAATCTTGTTAAAACATAGTTATTTACAAGAACAGCACTTACAAAAAGAGTTAAATATTCCATTATGCATTACCTCCCTCAGGTTGGCGTTTAGCCATTTTTTCATTATGGATTTTAAACAGTGCTACTAAATATCCAATCAACATAAATGCACCTGGAGGTAAAATCATCATTAATATAGGCTTATACCAAGTACCTAAAATTGGAATTCCCATTATAGAGCCCATTCCGAAGAATTCACGAATTACTCCAATAATAAGCATTGCAATAGTAAAACCTACTCCCATTCCTAATCCATCAAGCATTGATGGAAGTACTTTATTTTTAGAAGCAAAAACTTCTGCACGAGCTAAAATAATTGCAAAAACAACTACTAGGTCTAAATAAATACCCAATGCTTTAAATAACGTTGGTGCATAAGCTTGTAACAATAATTCTACCACTGTAACAATAGTAGCTATAGAAGTAATATATACTGGTACACGCACCTTAGGGTTAACCCATTTTCTAGTGAAAGATACTGACATATTATTAGCAGTTATAACAAACATAACAGTAAGTCCCATTGTTAAAGCATTTATTACTGTACTAGTTACTGCTAGTGAAGGACATAAACTAAGTGCAAGAACGAATATAGGGTTTTCCATAACTACACCTTTTTTAAATATTTTCCACAAATCACCCATTACTATTTACCTCCTTTCAAGCTTTTAACATCATCAAGAGCCTCTTTAACACCTTTTGTAACTGCTCTTGAAGAAATTGTTGCACCTGTCATAGCTTGTATATTTTTGGTATTTGAAGGATCCTTTACTACTTCTAAATCCTCTGATTTTTTACCTTTGAATTCTTTTCTAAATGGTTCTTTAGCTGCATTATCTCCAAGTCCTGGTGTTTCATTAGCTGACTGTATATTATAATCAATTACTTTATCATCTTCTGTTACAGCTACAAGCATTTTAATTGCTCCACCATAACCTTTTGTTTCAACTGGAATAATATAACCTACAGTTTTTCCACCACTCTTTGCAGTATACCATCCTTCTTTTCCTTGAATTTTTTCAAATTTATCCGCATCAGAAATTAACTTCTGCATTGATTTAACTTCAAGAGCCTTACTGTTTTTTACAGCTATAGGATTAGTTATAAAATATACTATAGCTATAATTATTCCTGATATAAAACAGGCTGCTGTTAAATTCATAGCTATTTGAAATACACTATATTGTTTTTCTACATGATGTTCTGCCATTTTTAAATTACCTCCTTGCTCCGAATTTTTTTGGAGGGCATAGACGATCAATTAAAGGACTTACACAGTTCATAAGTAATAATGAATAACAAACGCCTTCTGGATATCCGCCTTTTAATCTAATTAATGTAGTAATTAATCCAGCTCCAAAAGCAAATATGATTTGTCCTTTACGCGTAATTGGAGTAGTAACCATGTCAGTAGCCATAAAGAAGGCTCCTATTATTAATCCGCCAGCCATCATATGGAATACTGGATCTCCTGTAAACATACCTGATGGTCCAAATACCCAAGTTAAAATGCCAACTGTTGCTATCATAACAACTGGTACTTCCCAGTTAATATATTTTTTATAAATTAAATACAATCCTCCAAGCACTAATAAAACTGTTGAAGTCTCACCAATACAACCATTACGAGTACCTATAAATAATGCCTTATAAAGATTTGCTTGTCCTCCAAAAGTTTCGATAAGTTTTGAATAACCTTGCAATTTTAAAATTCCTAATGGTGTAGCACTTGTTACAGCATCGACACCAGTAGCACGAAGAACTGTCCAACTTGTCATAAATACAGGCCATGAAGCCATCATAGCTGCTCTTCCAATATGAGCCGGGTTAAATATATTATAACCTAGTCCACCCATAGAATGTTTAGCTATAACTATAGCAATAAACGAACCAAATATAACCATATAAAATGGAACCTTTGGTGAAACGCACATTGCTATGAGTAATCCTGTTAAAACAGCACTACCATCACTTATAGTTATAGGTTTATTTCTTATTTTTTGTACTGCATATTCAAAAACTACTGCAGATACAATACCTGCTATAATTGAAACTAATGCATTAATTCCAAAATTCCAAATACCAAAAATAGCTGCTGGTACTAAAGTTGCATTAACAGTCCACATAATCTTAGAAACGGATTCTTCTGAACGAATATGTGGTGATGCAGAAACGGTAAATAGCTTGTCTTTTAATTCTACTTCAGCCATTAATATTCTCCCCCTTATTTCTTCTTTGCATTTTGAGCTGCATTTTGTGCCTTACAATATTTTATATATTGAACAATATTACGTTTAGCAGGGCATACATAAACACAACTTCCGCATTCTACGCAATCTAAAAGATTTGCTTCTTCTTTGGCTTGCTCGAATAAACCTCTTTCGCCAAGAATACTAAGTTTACTTGGAACTAAGTGCATAGGACATACCTCTACACAGCGTCCACAATGAATACATGCTGATTCTTTTCCTGAGTTAATATCTTTTTTACTTAAAGCTAGTATTCCAGATACACCTTTAATTATAGGTAAGTCTATATGAGATTGAGCCATTCCCATCATAGGACCGCCTGAAAGTAATTTTTCTGGAGTTTCTGAAAAACCTCCACAATATTCTATTGCATCTGAAAATAAAGTACCAACTCTTACTAAAAGATTTTTAGGCTCTTTTATAGCTCCACCACTAACAGTTGTAACCCTTTCTATTAATGGAATTCCTTTAAGTACTGCATCACTTATAGCTGCAACAGTACCAACATTTTGAACTACAACACCTACATCTGCTGGCAATCCACCAGATGGTACTTCTTTATCTACTAAAACTTTGATTAACATTTTTTCAGCACCTTGAGGGTATTTAGTTGGAAGTCCAACAACTTGTATACCTGTTCCTTCAAATGCTTTCGTCATAACGTCTATAGCATCTGGTTTGTTTTGTTCTATACCAACATAACCCTTATCAATGCCAAGAACCTTCATTGTTATTTTTACACCATTAACAATACGTTCACTTTGTTCAAGCATCATTCTGTGGTCAGCTGTTAAATAAGGCTCACATTCAGCTGCATTTAAAATAAATGTATCAACTTTTTTATCTGGCGGTGGAGAAAGCTTAACATGTGTAGGGAAAGTTGCTCCTCCCATTCCAACAATGCCTGCCTCCTTAATAATATTTAGCAGTTCCTTTTTGTCTAACTTTTCCCAGTCATTTCTTTCCATAGGTATTCCTTCTACCCATTCATCTTTCCCGTCATTTTCAATAACAATTGCTTGGCACTTACCAAATACAGGATGGTTATAATCACCAATATCTACTACTGTACCTGATATTGAGGCATGAATATTAGCAGAAACAAAAGCGTCTGTTTTTGCAATAACCTGGCCTTTTTTTACTTCATCACCTTTTTTTACAACTGGTGAACAAGGCGCGCCAATGTGTTGTCTAACAGGAATGGTAACCTTATTGGGTACTGGCAATACTTCTATAGCTTTACCTGAAGTATAACTTTTTCTGTCATTAGGATGTACCCCACCTCGGAAACTTTTAAACATCTTTAAACACCTCTTTTACATAATTTTAATGATATAATCTTTTATAAAGAAAATTTATATAAATTTAACTTTAAGCAAAAATTTTAAAAATACATTTAAACTTAAGATAAAATACGTGTAATTATAGGTTTCATTTTTTCATCTTTGTTAGCAGCTTTATCAAAAAACTTTATATATATAATAGATAGAATAAATGTTATTATTCCACCAATTACTTGACACACTATAGTATCTTGTGCAATCTTCTTAGCTACAAATCCTCCAATTACTGCACCTATAAAGATAGATATGAGAGGCAAAATATAAACTACAAAAGCTGCCTTCAACATATTTACTTCTTTAATTTCAAAACTGACATGTTGTCCAGGTTTAGCTCCAATAGTATTTATCGCATCTACTACCATGGCTTTATCCCCAGGACAAGCTCCACAATTTGAACAATCGCCATGCCTATTAGCTTTAATTTTAGCCATATTGCCTTCTATTTGAATTACAATTCCTTCTGTTTCTTTATTCATACTTCTCACCCCTTCAAAATCTTATCTATTTCATTTAAGAGATAAAATTTTATATCATTACTAATTATTAATACTTTAATTTTTCATGTATATGCATAATTTTGATATAAAATTATTTGCTTTAAACTTTATTATAAGCCTGTACTAATTAAATTTTCCATTCTGTACTAATATAAAAAAATTGCTGTTATAGTAATGTTAAAATGTTATAATATAAAAAAATTCTTTTTATATTATAACTTTGCCCAAGTACAATATTTGCAATTTTAATGTTACTTTTTTAATTTTAAATCATATAAAATTAACATTTCTATTTTTTATATAAAGGAACTTAACTCTCTAAGTCTAATTATACATGTTAAAAATTTAATTACAATATGCTTTTGCAAACGCTTACGAAAAAATTGTATATAAACTTAATTTTCATTACTAATTCGTCATTTTTTTACCAT harbors:
- a CDS encoding class I SAM-dependent methyltransferase; the protein is MQEEHTKINELAWNQMAYDAWVYRFGTPSEASKKILTDPISRLGLLSKYFINVKDKKIANLLGSHGTKAISLSLMGANVTVVDFSYENSRYALDLARACNTHIRYIVSDVLNIPEEEFTSDYDIVFCELGILHYFTDLNPFFNVAARLLKKGGTFMIEDFHPISTKLITNKGKRHKVTGDYFSTAIEETDVAYMKFIPGMENLTAEEKNAFQKAYLRKWTIGEIVTSIANNNLYIKTLQESEGPKPEDKGIPKLFTIVAEKM
- a CDS encoding NusG domain II-containing protein is translated as MKKGDKIAAILIIALIAISAISVFLYKQHVKSSHHIANIKQDGKVIKTIDLDTVKEAQEIRVPYNGNHFNVIEVLPGKIRIKDADCPDKICIKTGWISEPGQSSVCLPHRLMITIEGKNAKVDQISS
- a CDS encoding Gx transporter family protein, translating into MKKTRKMVFLSFLVSIALVIYIVEAQIPVLFPGIKLGLANIISLAALILMGWKEALLIMFLRTLLGSMFGGSMSAFMFSIAGGLLSNIVMILLYKYFKDSVSLWTISICGAIFHNIGQLFVASLVIKDFRIYIYLPVLLVSAVVTGYFIGLSTKFLTKHINKIPMFKNI
- a CDS encoding lactate/malate family dehydrogenase, with translation MKPLKLVVVGVGHVGSYVLADAMKLGLFGKIGVIDLDKGVAHGEALDQSHATALTYMNNIEVTSGGYEQCKDADIIICAAGPSILKDPDHPEAMPDRTLLTTHNACVIRQVMTEITKYTKNAVIIFITNPLDTMVYIAENEFGYPSGKIFGTGTMLDSARLRKTVANLYNIDPKAVTGYMMGEHGMTAFPVLSKLNIAGIVYKEFASYYNDIEQLSAEEIGKEVVKTAYAVLNAKGWTNAGVAQAAVTMAKCVALDERSVYPACTTLRGEYGHDGDVALSMPCLIGKDGIIRRIAPKLDDWETRKLNGSIDYIKSTMKEAKTGIEFLKK
- a CDS encoding MBL fold metallo-hydrolase codes for the protein MKIITLIENIKDDSNNLINEKGLCLYIEKDNKHILFDTGRTGKFINNAEKLGINLREVDAVVLSHGHGDHGGGLIPFFKINSKAKVYMKAEASEEYYFHLMLFNKNVSIDGNIFKNYSHRIEYVKDFTEIMKDIYIITDINKYYEIPEGNKYMFIKKKNKLVRDKFQHELIMVIKEQDYISIFTGCSHNGAANMIKTSRIKFKDLNIKAVIGGFHLVKIPIIKSLTASQDQIDILINEIITSNVERVYTGHCTGEKAYRKLNDVLGDKIHYIKTGTEILI
- the rnfB gene encoding RnfABCDGE type electron transport complex subunit B, with the protein product METPIIVLIVMTCVGLVFGFVLAFANKKFSMEVNPLIEMVEDVLPKGQCGSCGYAGCKAYAEAVVSNPDVPPNLCIPGKDVIAKQVAELTGKAAEETEPRISHIKCKGCVDKAARSYDYEGIQDCVAASLLQGGPKVCSYGCLGFGTCVKNCPFDAMTLGENGLPIIDENKCTGCGKCETVCPKHVIEMRPMTSHVAVNCNSKDKGAVVRKACTVGCLGCGLCKRNCPHEAIVIENNIAVVDHSICAEKCDNPTCIAKCPTKAIQSLVGDVKPVVEAAKQEIAANTENKTNVENKDKSEN
- a CDS encoding electron transport complex protein RnfA, whose translation is MMEYLTLFVSAVLVNNYVLTRFLGLCIFFGVSKSLDASIGMGMAVASILTLSSALAWVVYQFVLLPFGLTFLRTIVFVLLIASFVQLLEMIIKKHAPALYNMWGIYLLLIATNCIVLGVPVTNVESNYGFLKSVVNALGSGVGFALAIILMASLREKLALADVPKPLEGLGIAFILAGMLALSFLGFSGMIAL
- the rsxE gene encoding electron transport complex subunit RsxE, with amino-acid sequence MGDLWKIFKKGVVMENPIFVLALSLCPSLAVTSTVINALTMGLTVMFVITANNMSVSFTRKWVNPKVRVPVYITSIATIVTVVELLLQAYAPTLFKALGIYLDLVVVFAIILARAEVFASKNKVLPSMLDGLGMGVGFTIAMLIIGVIREFFGMGSIMGIPILGTWYKPILMMILPPGAFMLIGYLVALFKIHNEKMAKRQPEGGNA
- a CDS encoding RnfABCDGE type electron transport complex subunit G codes for the protein MAEHHVEKQYSVFQIAMNLTAACFISGIIIAIVYFITNPIAVKNSKALEVKSMQKLISDADKFEKIQGKEGWYTAKSGGKTVGYIIPVETKGYGGAIKMLVAVTEDDKVIDYNIQSANETPGLGDNAAKEPFRKEFKGKKSEDLEVVKDPSNTKNIQAMTGATISSRAVTKGVKEALDDVKSLKGGK
- a CDS encoding RnfABCDGE type electron transport complex subunit D, encoding MAEVELKDKLFTVSASPHIRSEESVSKIMWTVNATLVPAAIFGIWNFGINALVSIIAGIVSAVVFEYAVQKIRNKPITISDGSAVLTGLLIAMCVSPKVPFYMVIFGSFIAIVIAKHSMGGLGYNIFNPAHIGRAAMMASWPVFMTSWTVLRATGVDAVTSATPLGILKLQGYSKLIETFGGQANLYKALFIGTRNGCIGETSTVLLVLGGLYLIYKKYINWEVPVVMIATVGILTWVFGPSGMFTGDPVFHMMAGGLIIGAFFMATDMVTTPITRKGQIIFAFGAGLITTLIRLKGGYPEGVCYSLLLMNCVSPLIDRLCPPKKFGARR
- the rsxC gene encoding electron transport complex subunit RsxC; this encodes MFKSFRGGVHPNDRKSYTSGKAIEVLPVPNKVTIPVRQHIGAPCSPVVKKGDEVKKGQVIAKTDAFVSANIHASISGTVVDIGDYNHPVFGKCQAIVIENDGKDEWVEGIPMERNDWEKLDKKELLNIIKEAGIVGMGGATFPTHVKLSPPPDKKVDTFILNAAECEPYLTADHRMMLEQSERIVNGVKITMKVLGIDKGYVGIEQNKPDAIDVMTKAFEGTGIQVVGLPTKYPQGAEKMLIKVLVDKEVPSGGLPADVGVVVQNVGTVAAISDAVLKGIPLIERVTTVSGGAIKEPKNLLVRVGTLFSDAIEYCGGFSETPEKLLSGGPMMGMAQSHIDLPIIKGVSGILALSKKDINSGKESACIHCGRCVEVCPMHLVPSKLSILGERGLFEQAKEEANLLDCVECGSCVYVCPAKRNIVQYIKYCKAQNAAQNAKKK
- a CDS encoding SoxR reducing system RseC family protein, which codes for MNKETEGIVIQIEGNMAKIKANRHGDCSNCGACPGDKAMVVDAINTIGAKPGQHVSFEIKEVNMLKAAFVVYILPLISIFIGAVIGGFVAKKIAQDTIVCQVIGGIITFILSIIYIKFFDKAANKDEKMKPIITRILS